GCATTAGATCTCCGACTGCATTGCCTGCAGCTGTGCCAGCTCCTCAGAGCTCCTCGTAGAAACACTggaaatttatattttattttttgttgtgttGACTATTGAATTTTTAAACTTCGTTAATTGTTGTATGTtaatttcttttgttgttgaatTTCATTAGATCAAGACTTTGTTAGTTATTGTGAATTTCTGTTTGTTGATTTTAAAGTTATGACTTTGTGAAATAGTAtggtagtattttttttttgaattgattgaaaaaccgaacaaaccgaaccaaaccaaaccgaatttaattggtttggtttggttcggatgGTTTTAGTaaaaaaaccgaaccaaaccgaaccgcatgttaattaaataattggATCGGATGACTTTTCTCtaaaaaaccgaaccaaaccgcaccgcgaacacccctaCTACCTACGCTTCGAATAATAATATAAAGTgagtaaattattaaattagtctTCCAAagattatgtaatttttttttatttgtgaaaaatttttataattaattttatttttgaaagattttaaattagttaCATTAGTCTTTTTGTCACTATTTTCACTAACGCCATTAGCAAAAACTAATTTAACATGCTAAATCACATATCACCATATAAAACGACGCTGTTTTTACCTAAGAAAAGCTTATTCATAAAACAGCATCGTATGGACTAGCAACAAAAACAAAGGGTCAATTCCTCACACTTCAATCACACCTCTCTTTcctttaagtaaaaaaaaaaaaaatcttgttCTTTGTTCTATTCTAAAGTCTGAACTTAGCAATGACGGTCACCAGAAGACAAATGACATTGATTTCGACGAGCAATTAAATGGCAAGTGTTATGTGCGTCTTTTCCGGCGAAGGTCGGCTACTATTGCAGTCACACGGCAGCAATGATTCGAGCTCTTCGCTGCGATGATAAATTCGATTACTATGACGACGACAACGATTAAAACTTTGAAGACGACAACGTCGTTTTGGGCGACGCTAATGAATAGTACGACGACAACAATGAAAAATACGAAGAAGGTGGAGATGAAAAGGGAATGATGCCATTTGAGAAGATGAGAAAGTGGTTGAAGCACAAACCCAGAGGGTTCGGTGAAGGGAAAGTGTAACACTTCCGTTGAAGACAAATTGCTTGACGAAATGCATCAAAGCAGAGAAGTACAACTTGCTAACTTGAAAAAGCTCAAGAGCGATGTTGTTAACCCCAAtaacaatgaaaaaagaagaaagatttAGTAACATTTGAACACTGGTCGAATTTTATTCCATAGAATGATTATTTTTGTGCTATTGTTCACTTGTTTGTGTTTCATGTTATTATGTTTGTTTTTGTATTATTGTTCACTTGTTTGTGGTTCATGTTATTATGTTTGGTGAAATAATACATGCATTTTAACTTTTATGCAAATTTTGatgttttcttaattttttttatcctgaattctttaatttttgttgattcaGAAGTACAGATTTTATGGAGCCTAAAAAGAATATGgtcaaagaaaaatgctagGGTCTAGTGTTGTTTATattttgttgatgttgttgttattgttgtttgtttgtgcttggTCTTTGGATGAAACATGACATTGTTTTTGGCCACTGTTTATTTCTAGTATCTGCGGTACGGTGTCTACAATTTGGCATTTGACTATTACTGTCACCATGAAATTTGAAGACACTTTAGTTGTTCTTATTTGTGGTCAAGTGTGCTTGATGAACCTGCCGAAAAAGAAGAACATTCATAGGGATCTGAAATCTGCATTCGAAGGGATTCCAGGCATAATGAATATAGTCTCAGCAGTTAGGTCAAAAACAATGATGTTGTCGGACTGTACTATAGGTTGCTGTTCAacactttttcttctttgtagtGAAACAAGGAGAGGTTTTGCTCTGAGAGAATGAAGAATGAAATAGAATGAGTGAGTGTGAGGAACTGAAGAGGTGATGTGAGTAACAAATGTACTTTGGGAGAGAACGACGCCGTTTACTGACATGTCAAGCTAACATACCACATCAGCAACACTTAACATTGTTAGTGACAAAAAAGACAGAAGGACTAACGtgatcaattttaaattttttgaggacaattttaattattttaatttatcagGGATCAATTTGGAGATCGTCTAATCTTTTAGGGACTAATCTGTCCATTTActgataataaattaataaaattattgatattatattaATCCCATATACGGACTCGATGAGACCCAAATGACAACGGGTTAAGGGTTCACTGTCTTGCGTGCTTCTATAAGGTTCATAAACCGGTGATAAAGACGGATAGACTAGAAGGGGAGGCACGGCGTGCCGACCTGCTCACGTGCTTCTCCCAGTCAAAGTCGCCCTAGGAGGTGATGGTGGAATTGAAAGAGTTGCCGACAATTTCTCTGTTTAATGTATGATGATTTCTCTGGTTTTTGCTTTCTCGGCATGGATGACTTGTGATCCATCAAATTTAGTTCAGACATTTTTACAAATACCTCAATTGCACACTTTCACTAGTCTTGCTATTGTTAAAGAGGGAGTGGGCCTTGATGGAGGATTTGCAAACCTCCCAGAGGCGAAGGTAGTCGCCGAAGGTGGCGAAGAAGGGAAGAAAGGGTGGAGGGGTGGACCATGAACTTTGCTCTTGTTTAGGGCTCTCAAAGGTCGATTTGTCCCAAGTTTAGAGGAACAAAATTCTTCCACTGACATGTCAACACTCTACCATTTTCCAACCGATTACAAAGGGCGTAAAGACCATTTTCTTAGGTGGATGATGATCGCTTGAGTAATTTTCAATTGTTGGGAGGCGCTTAGTCCCTCGTCCAAATGGTTAGGGACCGAAATGGATATTTactctaaaaactaaaaagtatGTTGACGTGACGTTACATAATTGAATGTACTTCTAAAATTACTTTAacttaatcaaaattaaattcttagaTACACActtaagtttaaattttttaaaattttattttgaccCTTGAAAAAGATGTTATTTCCTCTTTGCTGTAATACgcggtgatgatgatgataccCGCCATGGATGTGTGGCATTCGAAGCACCAACATCATCATTGGCAATAATAATGCATTGGGATCAGAACTGGGAggtggttgatgagcggataatttatacgctttttggcattgttttcagtatgtttttagtatgttttagttagtttttattatatttttattagtttttagttaaaattcacttttctggactttactatgagtttgtgtatttttctgtgatttcaggtattttctggctgaaattgagggacctgagcaaaaatctgattcagatgctgaaaaggactgcagatgctgttggattctgacctccctgcactcgaagtagattttctagagctacagaatcccaattggcacgctctcaattgcgttagaaagtagacatcctgggctttccagcaatgtataatagtccatactttgcccaagatttgatggcccaaactggcgttccaaatcagctcaagactgcccggcgttaaacgccggaactggcacaagaatgggagttaaacgcccaaactggcacaaaagctggcgtttaactccaagaaaagtctctacacatagaagcttcaatgctcagcccaagcacacaccaagtgggcccggaagtggatttttatgtcatttactcatctttgtaaaccctaaactactagttctctataaataggacattttactattgtattctcatcgggggtagctatctttgagtagtcttatgctatcttagatcatggggctggcctcacggctatgcctagaccttgttcttatgtattttcaacggtggagtttctacacaccatagattaaggtgtggagctctgctgtacctcgagtattaatgcaattactattgttcttctattcaattcaacttattcttgttctaagatatcacttattcctcaacttgatgaatgtgatgatccgtgacactcatcatcattctcacctatgtacgtgtgcctgacaaccacctccgttctaccttagattgagtggatatctcttggattccttaatcagaatcttcgtggtataagctagaattgatggcggcattcaagagaatccggaagatctaaaccttgtctgtggtattctgagtaggattcaaggattgaatgactgtgacgagcttcaaactcgcgattgtgtggcgttagtgacagacgcaaaagaatcactggattctattctgacatgatcgagaaccgacagctgaatagccgtgatgtgacagagcacgttgaacgttttcactgaaaggacgggactgtagccattgacaacggtgatgcccaacatacagcttgccatggaaaggagtaagaaggattggatgaagacagtaggaaagtaaagagacggaagggacagagcatctccatacgcttatctgaaattggCTCAAttagatttacaagatgaccatagcttgcttcataccaacaatctccgtgggatcgatccttactcgcgtaaggtttattacttggatgacccagtgcacttgctggttagttgtgcgaagttgtgataaagagttgagattgcaattgagcgtatcatattgatggcgccattgatgattacaatttcgtgcaccagtggcTATTTCCACAGGAATGACAACTTCCATCTCCTTTGTGTGTGGCCACCATTGACGAAGTTGAAAGAGTGGTCAGAGGAAGAAGGTCTTGCTATGGAGAATCCTTACACTGTAACTCTAAGGTAGCGTTTGGAAGGAAATCTGAGATTGAGAGATGAAGATTAAATTAAGTCTCTATATTGTGTTTAGTGTAAAGTGTATAAGTCTAAATTAtgtcttaaataaaaaatatacttgttaattaaaaaaataaaaaaaaaacttaaatcctAATCCCTCCTTTTCTTCATCATCGTCATCAGAAAAGTTCAAATTGGCTCCAATGAACTCAACTAAAGTAACAATCATGTACAaactctatttttcttttcttttctttttttttcccctAGAAATTCAATTCATGTTAATGAATCAAATATCTGCAACCTTGCCAGGAAAATTCAAAAGAACTTGTCTTCAACCAAGGAGGATTGCCAAGCACATTTGTTACTCACCATGACAAAGCAGAGCTCAAAGACCTTCAACCCCTCTGGAATGGTgaaaagtttgaatctttcggGGGTTTGGGTATGGTGGAGGTGATGAGAAATTTAGCAACAGTTGGTCCGACGAGGGAGATGGTCAAAATGGCGTCGGGAAAAACGTGGGGGCCATGCTTGGAGAAGAGGCGGCAAAAGTCGTCATGGTGGGTCTTTCCGGTGGGAAACATGGCAGTGCGGACGGTGACAACGTCAGGAGGGTCGGAGAGTGGTGGATGGTGGTAATGAATGAGTTGGAGAGGGGACGTCGTCAGTGAGGGAAGGAGGAGCCGTGCTCGCTGCCGTCGTCGGGAAGAATGATAGATAAGGCTATGACAGAAGAGATGGAATGAGTGCAGGATGAGGTGACAGAAGGTTGGAGAGGTGAAGATAGATCAGAGAAGGGTAgaatgaaaatttaaaaagttaaatgaggatattttcgaaaagaaatattattaaagttgtTGTCTGCATCTCTAAAATCTTAGTTTTTTTATGTCCCCACTTTCTGAAGGTCCTGAAAGAACTGAAATTTTGTGTTCCTGTATTGAAATTTAAGTTCCAATCTTTAGCCACAAAATATAATAATGAATCCCAATACTCCAAAATAAACTCTatttaatgaaatatttttggaatatttCAAGAAGTAAactgatttaaaattaaaatttgtattaaaattgaTAGATGAAATGAGACTGATcttacattaaaaataatatcatcTTAATAAAGAActaacaaaattttataattatataactatcttaataaaataattaaaaatattaaaaaataaaattaaactgaGATAAACTTTGAAATAATAAAtctcatttttaattttaaattattatttataacatATAACTTTATAAATATTGAGGCTGATTTTTTTAGTTATGGAACATATGAGTGTGTAGTGCTTTGTTATGGGGTATGGGGGTGCTACACCACAATATGGGGTAgctttttatgatttttgacGTGAGCAATTCGGACCATGCGAATTGtatattgaataaaatataaGGGGCAAATCGGATGGTCCGATTTGTAAGGAgggaaaatttgaatttttgatggtgcaaatcggaccgtccgtgTAGGTTTTTTTTTAGTAATAGGAAAAGCAATTCGCAGGGTccaatttaattattaaaagaattttttgaacgAGTTTGAACAACTCGTAGGGTTCGATTTATGGAgctatatgtatataaaaatgtGTAAGTCATAAACAAGGCAGATAGCGTCTTCTTCCTCACCGTGTTCTTCTGCGTTTTTCTACTTCTCCtggttcttttttctttgttacgaggttaaaaaaattgattgtgAGGGTTCTGTTTCTGTTTAGGTTGTTGAGGGAAATAGATGATAGCGTTCTTTTAAAAGTGTATTATTTTGGTCAGATTTTGTTAGAAACATCTGAAggagtaaaatttatttgtgaaaattcaTTGGATGTTGTTATTCCCTTCACAATCTCATTTGAAGAGCTCAAATATGTGATATATGAGAAGATAGATTCTGCGATGTCAAGGAAGATATCATGTATTTTATACAGATATCCCATCCCAGTATTTGGTGGATTCGTTCAATTTCAAACCAAATATATAACCGACGAAGCGAATATGCAAGAGatgttttcaatgtatattgaaATTTGTGCCCAAATGTCGTTCATCGAACTGTACATTGAATTCGAACAATCTGAAGCCGACCGAAATATTGTACGGGAAGATTACAATAGTGACAGTGAGGAAGATTTTAAAAGCAATTATGAAGTTGTGGATCCAAATGGAGATGAAGATCAAGGTGACAGCACTATGGCTCCAAATGTGACAGACATGACAAATTTACTGGCAAATGAAGTGCCGTTCTAGGAGCCATCTTAAATGCGAGTGTTGGATTTAGAAGCCATACATGCTCCGGAGTTTCCAGATTATATGAGCGCCAGTACGTAATTGCCTATTTTTATAAGACGGATTAGAATTCtgtaataaattatattgaGTGATGGAGCAAAGAGTTAAGTGACATGTGAAAGTATATTTAATTAGCATTTGTTTATGTGTTGATGTAGTTAAGTgtatgataataatattttttgttagttaTTGATGGAGCAAATAGTTAAGTGACATTTGAAAATATATTCAATTAGCACTTAGGAAGATGTTTATGTAGTTAAGTGTAggataataaaaatttttggttAGTCATtgatttagttaaatattaattactGTTTGttaatcaatatttatttatgtatttatgtttTCCTTTTTTGTTAAGATTGAGATAATAACCTGATGTAGAGTTTAATAATATCACCATAGATGTATTGAGTGTATTTGATTTACCTTTAATTTCGGTTATTAAATTTTCGTATGGTTGCCGTCGTGGCAGAAGTCCCTCTTGTTGCAGATGGTGAATTTACTGTTGGGATGGAATTCAGTTCAAGAGAAGCTGTTATTAGGGCGATGAAAGAGTATGTCATCCAAAGAAGTGTAGACTATCGGGTGTATGAGTCGGAGCTGTTGACATTTTATGCCAAGTGTACACATTCTGGGGAGGGGGTGTGATTGGCTTATCAAGGTTAGCATGATCAGCAGAAAGTACTGTTGGGTTATTAGGAGGTATAATAGTAGTCACACCTGTACCAGAGCCACCATTTCTCAGGATCATTCGAAGTTGGATTCTAACACAATTATAGAAGTAATAAAGCTGTTGATTGAGGCTGACCCCTCGTTAAAGATGAAATCAGTTATTGCAGAAATGCAATCGAAGTTCAATTACACTGTAAGTTATCGGGAAGCATGGTTGGCTAAGCAAAAGTCagtagaaaaaatatttggaggtTGGGAAGCATCGTACGAAGCATTGTCGATATGGTTTGAGGCCATGTGTCATAAAGAGCCATCAGCTATCGTCCATTTTGAGACTATGCCTACATACCAAGGCGATGACTTGGTAAATGATATCCGTGTATTGCATCGGGTCTTTTGGAGTTATTACCCCTGCATTAGAGCATTCAGACATTGTAAGCCAGTTGTCCATGTGGATGAGACTCACTTGTACGGAAAGTATAAGGGTTATTTGTTAGTGGCAGTGTCACAGGATGGTAACAACAATATCGCCCCAATTGCATTTGCTATTATGGAGGGAGAGACTTCTGATGCGTGGCACTTTTTTCTTAGTAACTTGCGACAACATGTTGTGACTCGGGATGGTGTGGGGCTCATATCCGACCGACACGAATCCATCAATACAGTTGTGGCTTGCAGTAACGGAGCATGGTCACCTCCTAGAGCTTTTCATATGTTTTACATCAGGCATATAGAGTCGAATTTCTTGAGAAAATTTAAGGCACCGTACCTGCAAAAATTTGTCGTCAATATAGGTAACATTGAGTAATTCAACGTTTGTTATCAATAGAGATACCTTCAATAAGTGTTTGTTAaccatttttttgttgtttgttaTTATGTAGGATATTCGAGGATGGTGTGCGAGTACGAAGTGCGTTTTCAGCGGTTACGAGAACAGGGCGAGGCTTACACTAACTGGTTAAATTGAATTCCCCGCGAACAGTATGCGTTAGCATTTGATGGTGGCTACCGATGGGTGACAAatcccgttttgacggtttatcttgtattgattttaggaaattttataaccttttacccacatttatccattgaaatagcatggttttataacttctcctttaattgtgcttaagagtgaaaacatgctttttaggtcttaaaatagctaaatctaattctccttgatttcattagatgccttgatatgtttgttaagtgatttaaggtttaggaggcaaagattggatcaagggaatgaagaaagaagcatgaaaagttggagaactcatgaagaaatgaaagaaccggaaagctgtcaagccgacctctttgcacttaaacgaccataacttgagctacagaggtccaaatgatgcggtttcagttgggttagaaagctaacatccggggcttcgaaacgatataagatttgccatagttgcatcgcgcataggggcgcgcacgcgcacggtacgcggacgcgccgatggtggcacatgacccacttaatgcaacacgtggccagcgattttagaagcctgtgggcccaatccaactcatttctgatgctatttaacccaaggagtgaagagggaaacacatgttagttaccaatagtcatagtttagttttagaagtagttagaagtagtttctagagagagaagctctcacttctctctagaattaggattaggattaggtttagttcttagatctaggttttaatctttgctttcttctacttctatctctcaattctttgtagttacattcatctctcttccattcttttgttgcaatttcctttatgttgttcttgtgttttgttgtagatctacttttgtttcttctactctttttcaattcaatcaaggtaattcataataaatgtgtttctttcaattgttgttgttaattcattgcaataaatgttgttagattctattcatgttgtcaatttgctttgcttttcttttgtgccttccaagtgtttgatgaaatgcttggttggattttagtgtaggttttgttcctcttggcctaggtagagtaattagtgactcttgagttatctaattcttttgttggttgataattagaagttgctaattgatttgaatgcctctaaagctagtctttcctttaggagttgattaggacttgaggaatcaaattgattcatccacttgactttcctccatggttagaggttaactaagtgggagcaatacacaattctcatcacaattgagaaggataactaggataggacttctagttctcatatcttgccaagagctttgttagttgttagtttatttcctttgccatttataattcttgtctataatctcaaaaaaccccaaaataactcacaaccaataacaagacactttattgtaaatcctagggagaacgactcgatgtttaaatacttcggtttatagattttaggggtttgtacttgtgacaaacaaatttttgtatgagaggattattgttggtttagagactatacttcgacgagatttcatttgtaaaattctaaaccgtcaaaaatccaatcgtcaatgGGGTCACATGACGACGAATTTAGTAGAATGCATCAACTCAGTCTTGAAGGGTGCATGCAATCTCCCTATTACTGCACTTGTCAAAGCAACATTCTATAGCATACTTAAGTCAAACTGTGATTGGCTTGCATCTGCAGCCATGAACCCAAGCAACTGGCTAAAAGAACTACCGTCTCCTAAGTCAAACTGTGGCACACTCCAATACTTCTGATGTATTGGGTATGATGAGGTAAATTGTGTTTATGGTACATATTGGCTTGACCACTGAAGTTGTTCCTGTGGAGGTGGAGGCggaggtggaggtggaggtggcAGTGAGTGTGTCTTCTACTCCTCAGCCTCTTCATTCTCTTGCACCACATCATCCATACCCTGATCACCCTCGTCATTCTCTTGAACCACAAGATCGGACAAGTTCAAATGGTTGCCATACTTTGTACGGTACCAGTGCATGTAAATATCTAAAGGATGCTGTGGACCATCAAGCTCAGTCAGAACGTGATTATACCTGTTTGTCCACTGCATCACCCAAAATGAATGACTCGTGGCTGTGGCCCAATTAAAATTCTTAGGACCAGTCAGGACTTCTTCGTGTGCCTTGTCTAGATTCCATTCCTAATGAGAAACTCCTTGCACAAAACCAAACTGTCGCCTACACCGATCGGTTGCATGCCACTCAATGCATTCAAAAGATACCAACGGCACCGTAGCACTCCACACAACCGAGTGCATGTAGATGTCTGCAGGAATTATGTCCGGGTCCACACGATCCACAGAATAAGCAACCCACACAAACTGTTAAAAATAAACCACACTAGTGATTACAATCGGAATAACAATAACGCTGCAACCCCCAAACCAACTAATTCTTTAATGAAAATATACCTGACCTTCCTGAAGATCATCCAAGGCCTTCCTAAAGTGAGCAAGTTTCATATACCTAAAGCGTCGGTCTCCACGCTCCTAGTTACGCCACCTAATATCGCTTAATTCATTAACAGGACTAGATTCTAAATATGAAGATACGGAGTAAATGTAAGATAATGTTACCTGTTTGCAAGCGGAAAACTACGAGGTTCCCTAGGAACCGGCGCTAGAAATGGAAAGCGTATCCAAGCCCAAACGAGCAGCAGTGTTAGCGAACCGTCGATCTCCTTACAGTCAAAACGAGATGCCCTGCATAACGCCCTGTACAGATGTGCGAAGCAAGCCAAACCCCAACTGAACTGTATGATACTGCCAAAATCACGAAGTAAAGGCAGAAACTTTCAGTGCGCAAATGTCCCAGACTTGTCTCCCAACAATATCGTACCTATGTGGCACTTCACGTACCTCTGTATACTTTCTTCATCAGTCAACTGTAACTGTTTTTTTAGATCCCGTAGCCACGTAAGCTTTATACCGCTTTCTCTACATTCTGACTTTCTCGGTGCAACCCCAAATTGGTGCAAACACTCTGCCTCTAAGGCTTTAAAACTGCTGATAGTCATCCCTGTGACTGGAAGACCGTCCGTCGGAAGACCAAGAATCATAGCCACATCTTCCAGTGTCACAGCACATTCACCAATCAGAAGGTGAAAGGTATGTGTGTCTGGATGCCACCTTTTGACTAAAGCATTTACGAGTGTTTTCTGACACTACACTATTCCAATCTGAGATGCATGATAAAAATCAGTAAAACGTAAATGCTCCACCACCCTATCATCGTACCGATCCAGAATGACAGTAAGGTGATCACACGTCAACATCCATAAACtctacaaaaacaaaaattattaatcaaactACCAACAATTACTAATTTGCTACTGACATATAATAAGAAAAACTAAAACAACCAATATTATCAACAaataattactactaaatacaATAGCATACTTAAGTCAATTAAGAACGTAACagtaaacaaataattattatCAAAAACCAAAtacattatattattatattttacaaaaCTTAATTATTGATCAAAATCAACAACATTAATccaaaaatgtattttttaaacatatattttttactaaaaatattacaaaaagtTCTAAACATGTTCCTTTTACTAATCTATCATATTAGTCTAACTCAAACATCACCATTGACTTAAATTTTCtctaactatatttatatatatattttctaactattatttagttatatattcttaaatttcaaacaataataataataataataataatcgtAATAATATCACTGAGATATGTTTCCTAAATTGACCTAACAAGAACAATTATAATATAACTAAATTAacaacaattttatttttgaattaataataataacaataatattaataattatcatcataataataataatagtaataatattcTCATTGGAACGTTGAGCTAGTAACAGCAACAACAACTATTATAACtctcaaataataataataaaaaaataaaaataataacaataaaaataataatatcactGATATGTTCTTAACTTGAGTTACTAATAACAACaactataattaaatttttgacaatattaattatatttttgaaaatgctaattaaaaaaattaataaaaaaacttaCGTAATCAGAATGGCTGagatattttataatataaagaTCAAGACGATCAAcatctttaaatttttgtttttttgacattatatatatatttttagcaACTTtgggaagaagaaaaagatctGGATGAAGGAGAGGATGGGAGAATGATTGTTGGTAGGATAGAAATAAAGCTCATTTCGAATGGTAAGAATACATGCAGTAAAGGGAAGCTAGGGTTAGAGAGCACCGTTGTGGGGAGGAACGTCGACGCGACACGTGGCGGGGGGAGTTACAACTCGGACTCTTCGATCTGTGCGCACAATGCAGACCGTCCGATTTGGCATGAGCAATTCGAACTGTCCGGTTTGTCCTTACCTGATCCCACAACATGGTAAAGCTCACACGCTCTTCATATCGCCGTCCTACGCCCAATCCCTTCtccataataaaaataaaggagAATGCTAGTTAAACAATGATTATTTTGAACAGGGTAgtgctagggagccaatggcttaagtgtacaatgtgtacaatgggctaAATTTTTGGTCcatgaataaaataaacatcACCATACTagctagaataaccatccggataccaaggataataaacatctcaataaaaaattaaactgattttggggttcaccaaggatcgaactcttgaccattcgaatctagaactctaataccatatctgaaaccactcatcccaaaagcgtaacctgacaggacaatgtaacactaatggtcatatctctaatacttttTAAACctctattgtacacattgtacgcttaggccattggctccctagactttttcttttgaacAACGTGAATaa
This sequence is a window from Arachis stenosperma cultivar V10309 chromosome 10, arast.V10309.gnm1.PFL2, whole genome shotgun sequence. Protein-coding genes within it:
- the LOC130957597 gene encoding uncharacterized protein LOC130957597, coding for MVAVVAEVPLVADGEFTVGMEFSSREAVIRAMKEYVIQRSVDYRVYESELLTFYAKCTHSGEGDHSKLDSNTIIEVIKLLIEADPSLKMKSVIAEMQSKFNYTVSYREAWLAKQKSVEKIFGGWEASYEALSIWFEAMCHKEPSAIVHFETMPTYQGDDLVNDIRVLHRVFWSYYPCIRAFRHCKPVVHVDETHLYGKYKGYLLVAVSQDGNNNIAPIAFAIMEGETSDAWHFFLSNLRQHVVTRDGVGLISDRHESINTVVACSNGAWSPPRAFHMFYIRHIESNFLRKFKAPYLQKFVVNIGYSRMVCEYEVRFQRLREQGEAYTNWLN